Proteins from a single region of Oryza brachyantha chromosome 6, ObraRS2, whole genome shotgun sequence:
- the LOC102710411 gene encoding disease resistance protein Pik-2-like, whose protein sequence is MEGAVFSLTEGAVRILLCKLGCLLSEETWLVRGVHGEIQYIKDELECMNAFLRTLTISEIYDDQVRIWMKQVREIAYDSEDCIDEFIHNLGESSEMGFFRQLIFMLRKLACHHRIAVQLQELKARAQDVGERHSRYGVELAKATHQEVHPRLTRHASVHLDPQLHALFAEEAQLVGIDEPRDELVSWLMKDDIRLRVLAIVGFSGLGKTTLARMVCGSPVVKSADFECCPLFIVSQTFNIRALFQHMLRELIQEPHKAMAIAGGKNGLISEDYLEGMERWEIAVLTKNLRRYFQDKRYIVILDDIWTVSAWESIRCALPDNLKGSRIIVTTRNVDVANTCCSRPQDRIYNIQRLSETTSRELFFKKIFGFADNRPPSDELEEVSNSILKKCGGLPLAIVNIGSLLASKTNRTKEEWQKVCNNLGSELENNPTLEGVKQVLSLSYNDLPYHLKACFLYLSIFPENYVIKRGPLVRRWIAEGFVSQRHGQSMEQLAESYFDEFVARSIVQPVRTDWTGKVRSCRVHDLMLDVIVSRSIEENFASFICDNGSTLASHDKIRRLSIHSNYNSSQKTSANVSHVRSFTMSASVEEVPLFFRQLRLLRVLDLQGCNCLSNETLHCMCRFFQLKYLSLRNTNVCKLPRLVGNLKHLETLDIRATLIKKLPASAGNLIYLKHLLVGHKVQLTRTASVKFLRQSSGLEVATGVVKNMTALQSLVHILVKDKSPVLREIGLLQNLTKLNVLLRGVEENWDAFLDSLSKLPSPLRSLSIHILDEKEHSLSLDNLAFVKSPPLFITNFSLGGKLDKLPPWISSLRNVSRFALRHTELHAEAIGVLGDLPNLLCLKLYYKSYADESIVFRPGKFAKLKLLIIDNLERIEKVLFEGGSVPNLERLTLSFLQEPRYGILGLENLAKLKEIEFFGEIILSVVTKVASYVKAHPNHPRVIGDKWNIVTEYA, encoded by the exons ATGGAGGGTGCTGTCTTTAGTTTGACTGAGGGTGCAGTGAGGATCCTGCTGTGCAAGCTTGGTTGCCTTCTATCTGAGGAGACTTGGCTGGTGCGGGGTGTCCATGGCGAGATACAATACATCAAGGATGAGCTCGAGTGCATGAATGCCTTCCTACGCACTCTCACCATATCAGAGATCTATGACGACCAAGTTAGGATCTGGATGAAGCAGGTGAGGGAGATTGCCTATGACTCTGAGGATTGTATTGACGAATTCATCCATAACCTAGGAGAGTCATCAGAAATGGGCTTTTTTCGTCAGCTCATATTTATGCTTCGCAAGCTAGCTTGTCATCACCGCATTGCTGTCCAACTACAAGAACTGAAGGCCCGTGCTCAGGATGTTGGTGAGCGGCATTCACGGTATGGGGTGGAGCTAGCAAAGGCCACACATCAAGAAGTGCATCCAAGACTCACCAGGCACGCCTCAGTTCATCTGGATCCACAGTTGCATGCTCTCTTCGCGGAGGAGGCTCAGCTGGTTGGCATCGATGAGCCTAGGGATGAGCTTGTTAGCTGGCTGATGAAAGATGACATTCGGCTTCGCGTGCTTGCTATCGTTGGGTTTAGTGGCCTTGGAAAGACTACTCTGGCAAGGATGGTGTGTGGGAGCCCTGTGGTGAAAAGTGCTGATTTTGAGTGCTGTCCATTGTTCATTGTTTCACAGACGTTCAACATCAGGGCACTTTTTCAGCACATGTTAAGGGAGCTGATCCAGGAGCCACACAAGGCGATGGCAATAGCAGGAGGCAAGAATGGCCTTATTTCAGAGGACTACCTGGAGGGAATGGAAAGGTGGGAGATTGCCGTACTGACTAAGAATCTCAGGAGGTATTTCCAAGACAAAAG GTACATTGTGATCCTTGATGACATATGGACTGTATCGGCATGGGAGAGCATAAGATGTGCATTGCCTGACAACTTAAAGGGTAGCAGGATAATAGTAACCACCCGCAATGTAGATGTTGCCAACACATGCTGTTCTCGTCCCCAAGATCGGATTTACAATATCCAGCGACTATCAGAAACGACATCACGAGAACTGTTCTTCAAGAAGATATTTGGTTTTGCAGATAACAGACCACCAAGTGATGAGTTAGAGGAAGTGTCAAATTCCATTTTGAAGAAATGCGGAGGTTTGCCATTAGCAATAGTGAACATCGGCAGCCTTCTTGCAAGCAAGACAAATAGGACCAAGGAGGAGTGGCAGAAAGTTTGTAATAACTTAGGATCTGAACTTGAAAACAATCCCACCCTGGAAGGAGTGAAACAAGTCTTATCCTTGAGCTACAATGATCTACCCTATCATCTGAAAGCCTGCTTCTTGTATCTAAGTATTTTCCCTGAAAATTATGTGATCAAGAGGGGGCCCTTGGTGAGAAGGTGGATAGCTGAAGGTTTCGTCAGCCAAAGGCACGGACAAAGCATGGAACAGCTTGCAGAAAGTTACTTTGATGAGTTTGTGGCTAGAAGCATTGTGCAGCCAGTGAGAACTGATTGGACTGGTAAGGTGAGGAGCTGCAGAGTTCATGATTTGATGTTAGATGTCATTGTGTCCAGGTCAATTGAGGAGAACTTTGCATCATTCATATGTGACAATGGAAGTACATTGGCCTCCCACGACAAAATCCGTCGCCTCTCCATTCACAGTAATTACAATTCGTCTCAAAAAACAAGTGCCAATGTATCTCATGTTCGCTCCTTCACAATGTCTGCTTCCGTTGAGGAAGTCCCATTGTTCTTTCGGCAACTACGGTTATTAAGAGTACTTGACTTGCAAGGCTGCAACTGCTTGAGTAACGAAACTTTGCATTGTATGTGCAGGTTTTTCCAGCTGAAGTACCTAAGCCTCAGAAATACCAATGTGTGCAAATTACCACGGCTAGTAGGAAATCTGAAACACCTGGAGACACTAGACATTAGGGCAACACTTATCAAGAAACTACCAGCTAGTGCAGGAAACCTGATTTATCTCAAGCATTTGTTAGTGGGGCACAAGGTACAGCTTACAAGGACAGCCAGTGTGAAGTTCTTGAGACAATCTTCAGGTTTGGAGGTGGCGACTGGGGTGGTCAAGAACATGACGGCTTTGCAATCACTTGTCCATATACTGGTGAAGGATAAATCGCCAGTGCTGCGGGAGATTGGCCTGCTGCAAAATCTGACAAAGCTCAATGTTCTCTTGCGTGGCGTGGAAGAGAACTGGGATGCATTCCTTGACTCTCTGAGCAAGTTGCCTAGCCCTCTTCGTTCTCTATCCATTCACATTTTGGATGAGAAGGAGCACAGCTTATCACTGGACAACCTGGCTTTTGTCAAGTCACCTCCTTtattcataactaattttaGCCTGGGTGGTAAGTTGGACAAGCTACCTCCATGGATATCATCGCTCCGAAACGTATCCAGGTTTGCTCTTCGTCACACTGAGCTCCATGCCGAGGCCATAGGAGTTCTTGGAGACCTGCCAAACCTGCTCTGCCTGAAACTCTATTACAAATCATATGCTGATGAGAGCATAGTTTTTCGTCCTGGTAAATTTGCGAAGCTCAAGCTGTTGATCATTGATAACCTGGAGAGGATTGAGAAGGTGCTCTTTGAGGGGGGTTCAGTGCCTAATCTGGAGAGGCTGACATTGTCATTTCTGCAAGAACCCAGGTATGGGATTTTAGGTCTGGAGAATCTGGCAAAGCTGAAGGAGATAGAGTTCTTTGGCGAGATCATATTATCTGTGGTGACTAAGGTGGCATCCTACGTGAAGGCGCATCCAAACCACCCACGAGTCATAGGTGACAAATGGAATATTGTAACGGAGTACGCGTAA